The following are encoded together in the Hyalangium minutum genome:
- a CDS encoding alpha-amylase family glycosyl hydrolase — MNRLLSVRALALLCVALVSCATPSSSRPSAEAAPASGWQLEWARGAVFYEVFVRSFADSNGDGVGDFNGLTSKLDYLKGLGVEALWLMPMFESPSYHGYDVVDYEKVDSEYGTQEDFDRLVREAHQRGIRIVIDFVLNHTSAQHPWFVESASSPQSPKRDWYVWRQDNPGWKQPWGDGPVWHEKNGAYYYGIFWSGMPDLNYRNPEVRAEVKRLASLWLARGVDGFRLDAARHMVERGPGEEQNDTPETHDFWKEFSAHVRSVRPDALLVGEVWSDSKDILPYYGSTEKVRGGDELPMLFYFPVAEAILDSLQYGDAARLHARIEEFSTAFPSGALTAPFLANHDQVRVATRLEGQEGRIRVAPAVLLTLPGTPFLYYGEELGMPNGPVEGRDRDPAKRLPLPWDGTEKAGFTTGKPWAPFVAGWQQRNVAAQLADPGSLLQRYRKLIQLRHDSPALRVGTLKPLPRSDAAPAVVAYLREAPGERVLVVHNLGASPATVSQVLPGAPLDPLFVDPQVQAGAEASTSNSWQFVVPAYSSGVWRLR, encoded by the coding sequence ATGAACCGGCTCCTCTCCGTTCGTGCCCTGGCCCTGCTGTGCGTCGCGCTCGTCTCCTGCGCGACGCCGTCGTCCTCGCGCCCCTCCGCGGAAGCGGCTCCGGCTTCGGGCTGGCAGCTCGAGTGGGCCCGGGGCGCCGTCTTCTATGAAGTCTTCGTCCGCAGCTTCGCCGACTCGAACGGCGATGGCGTGGGCGACTTCAACGGGCTCACCTCCAAGCTGGACTACCTGAAGGGGCTCGGCGTCGAGGCGCTGTGGCTCATGCCCATGTTCGAGTCCCCCAGCTACCACGGCTATGACGTGGTGGATTACGAGAAGGTCGACTCCGAGTACGGCACACAGGAGGACTTCGATCGGCTCGTGCGAGAGGCCCACCAGCGCGGCATTCGCATCGTCATCGACTTCGTCCTCAACCACACCAGCGCCCAGCACCCGTGGTTCGTGGAGTCCGCGTCCTCGCCCCAGTCTCCCAAGCGTGACTGGTACGTGTGGCGCCAGGACAACCCGGGCTGGAAGCAGCCGTGGGGCGACGGGCCCGTGTGGCACGAGAAGAACGGCGCCTACTACTACGGCATCTTCTGGAGCGGCATGCCGGACCTCAACTACCGCAACCCCGAGGTCCGCGCCGAGGTGAAGCGCCTGGCCTCGCTCTGGCTGGCTCGCGGCGTGGACGGCTTCCGGCTGGATGCCGCCCGCCACATGGTCGAGCGAGGCCCCGGCGAGGAGCAGAACGACACCCCGGAGACTCACGACTTCTGGAAGGAGTTCTCCGCCCATGTGCGCAGCGTCCGCCCCGATGCGCTCCTCGTGGGCGAGGTGTGGAGCGACTCGAAGGACATCCTTCCGTACTACGGCTCGACGGAGAAGGTACGCGGCGGCGATGAGCTGCCCATGCTGTTCTACTTCCCGGTGGCCGAGGCCATCCTGGACTCGCTCCAGTATGGCGATGCGGCGAGGCTGCATGCCCGCATCGAGGAGTTCAGCACCGCGTTTCCTTCCGGTGCGCTCACCGCGCCGTTCCTCGCCAACCACGATCAGGTGCGCGTGGCCACCCGGCTCGAGGGACAGGAGGGACGCATCCGCGTGGCTCCGGCGGTGCTGCTGACGCTGCCGGGTACTCCCTTCCTCTATTACGGCGAGGAGCTCGGGATGCCCAACGGCCCCGTGGAGGGGCGCGATCGGGATCCGGCCAAGCGCCTCCCGCTGCCCTGGGATGGCACGGAGAAGGCTGGCTTCACCACCGGCAAGCCGTGGGCGCCGTTCGTCGCGGGCTGGCAGCAGCGCAACGTGGCGGCCCAGCTCGCCGATCCGGGCTCGCTGCTGCAGCGCTACCGGAAGCTCATCCAACTGCGCCATGACTCTCCCGCGCTGCGCGTGGGGACGCTCAAGCCGCTGCCTCGGAGCGATGCGGCGCCCGCTGTGGTGGCCTACCTCCGTGAGGCTCCGGGCGAGCGCGTGCTCGTGGTCCACAACCTGGGCGCCTCGCCCGCCACCGTGAGCCAGGTGCTGCCCGGTGCTCCCCTGGATCCGCTCTTCGTGGATCCGCAGGTGCAGGCGGGCGCCGAGGCCAGCACGTCCAACTCGTGGCAGTTCGTGGTTCCGGCGTACTCCAGCGGTGTCTGGCGGCTGCGGTAG
- a CDS encoding acetyl-CoA acetyltransferase, which yields MIYLLGGWQSDFSAHWSRQGLELADAFTQTVRSGLAATRLEPEEVECGHVGNFVGELFAGQGLLGGFFGQVDPAFDGLPTARHEAACASGSVALLAAAAELEAGRYELACVVGLEQMRNVPGQQAARNLGAAAWAGHEFTDARYLWPRAFSDLADEYERRHGLRYEHLMRIAELNFANAKRNPNAQTRQWSFTPESFTAHDEANPVVEGRTRKQDCGQVTDGSAVVFLATPRRAAEYAARRGLSLERLPRIRGWGHRSAPISYAAKVRASEGQPYVFPQVRRAIEDARTRAGLKDVSELHVVETHDCFAMTEYMAIDHLGLTAPGESWKAIEDGSIELKGRLPINPSGGLIGLGHPVGATGVRMALDAFKQVTGTAGDYQVEGARTCQTLNIGGSTTTTVSLVIGV from the coding sequence ATGATCTACCTGCTTGGCGGCTGGCAGAGTGACTTCTCGGCGCACTGGTCGCGCCAGGGCCTGGAACTCGCGGACGCCTTCACCCAGACCGTGCGCAGCGGCTTGGCCGCCACCCGGCTGGAGCCCGAGGAGGTGGAGTGCGGCCACGTGGGCAACTTCGTGGGCGAGCTCTTCGCGGGGCAGGGGCTGCTCGGCGGATTCTTTGGACAGGTGGACCCGGCCTTCGATGGGCTGCCCACCGCGCGCCACGAGGCGGCCTGTGCCTCGGGGAGCGTGGCCCTGCTCGCCGCGGCGGCGGAGCTGGAGGCGGGCCGGTATGAGCTGGCCTGCGTGGTGGGCCTGGAGCAGATGCGCAACGTGCCGGGGCAGCAGGCAGCCCGTAACCTCGGCGCCGCGGCCTGGGCTGGACACGAGTTCACCGACGCTCGCTACCTCTGGCCGCGAGCGTTCTCGGACCTGGCCGACGAGTACGAGCGGCGCCATGGGTTGCGCTACGAGCACCTGATGCGCATCGCGGAGCTCAACTTCGCCAATGCCAAGCGCAATCCCAATGCCCAGACGCGCCAGTGGAGCTTCACCCCGGAGAGCTTCACCGCCCACGACGAGGCCAACCCCGTGGTGGAAGGCAGAACGCGCAAGCAGGACTGTGGCCAGGTGACGGATGGCTCGGCGGTGGTGTTCCTGGCCACGCCTCGGCGTGCCGCTGAGTACGCTGCCCGCCGGGGCCTCTCGCTCGAGCGCCTGCCGCGCATCCGGGGATGGGGACACCGCTCGGCGCCCATCAGCTACGCGGCCAAGGTGCGCGCCAGCGAGGGCCAGCCCTATGTCTTTCCCCAGGTGCGGCGCGCCATCGAGGACGCCCGGACCCGCGCGGGCCTCAAGGACGTGAGCGAATTGCATGTCGTGGAGACCCATGACTGCTTCGCTATGACGGAGTACATGGCCATTGATCACCTGGGCCTCACGGCGCCGGGCGAGTCCTGGAAGGCCATCGAGGACGGCTCCATCGAGCTGAAGGGCCGGCTGCCCATCAACCCCTCGGGAGGGCTCATCGGTCTGGGGCACCCGGTGGGCGCCACGGGTGTGCGCATGGCGCTCGACGCCTTCAAGCAGGTGACGGGAACGGCGGGGGACTATCAGGTGGAGGGCGCCCGGACGTGCCAGACCTTGAACATCGGGGGCTCCACCACCACGACCGTGAGCCTCGTCATCGGTGTGTGA
- a CDS encoding ATP-binding protein — MRIAVTGTHRVGKSTLLEELGDRLVGYQVVEEPYHLLEEEGYEFASPPSLEDFLEQLRRSMELLEDAEAARDVLFDRCPIDFLGYLLTHEDSDSFDPEEWLARVRSTLQTLDLVVFVPIEERDRIPLSAHEDPEMRATVDEKLAWMLLDDPWELGVEVLTVHGSTSARVTQVLERLERG, encoded by the coding sequence ATGCGCATCGCTGTGACTGGCACGCACCGAGTGGGAAAGTCGACGCTCCTTGAAGAGCTCGGGGACCGGCTCGTGGGCTATCAGGTCGTCGAAGAGCCGTACCACCTCCTCGAAGAGGAGGGTTACGAGTTCGCTTCCCCACCGAGCTTGGAAGACTTCCTCGAACAACTTCGCCGCTCGATGGAGTTGCTCGAAGACGCGGAGGCTGCGCGAGACGTTCTGTTTGATCGGTGCCCCATCGACTTTCTGGGATACCTCCTGACTCACGAGGACTCCGATTCCTTCGACCCGGAGGAGTGGCTTGCCCGGGTCCGTTCCACCCTTCAGACCCTGGATCTCGTCGTCTTCGTGCCCATCGAGGAGCGCGACCGCATCCCGCTCTCTGCACACGAAGATCCCGAGATGAGGGCGACGGTGGACGAGAAGCTCGCCTGGATGCTGCTCGACGACCCATGGGAGCTGGGGGTGGAAGTCCTCACCGTCCACGGGTCGACGAGCGCGCGGGTCACCCAGGTTCTCGAGCGCCTGGAGCGAGGATAG